One window of the Micropterus dolomieu isolate WLL.071019.BEF.003 ecotype Adirondacks linkage group LG08, ASM2129224v1, whole genome shotgun sequence genome contains the following:
- the birc7 gene encoding baculoviral IAP repeat-containing protein 7 isoform X2, with the protein MLDHEMRAPLWTAKGMTGRGQEKGRPTCHRMTDDRSTMLHILEEPQMRREGERIRTFQNWPADAPVTSGDLAKAGFFFLGPGDKVQCFCCGGILRCWVHGDSPAIEHKRHFPTCGFILGRAVGNIPLQVGSSDSVDGQLLSQLQRMTMDDQGTAGQAVYPEMEAEDSRLTTFHNWPTEASVQPDVLSRAGFFYTGHGDNVKCFYCDGGLRNWEPGDDPWQEHAKWFPRCEFLIQSRGQEYISNIQDAHFHLGETMGGSQTSTGRDIGSRNDMVGGLGASSVMLSPVVQTVLQMGFEASLVESLVQTKYLLTGQHYTSVSDLVTDVLQAEQEDRQRGPQSREPEMRQGSSAGNVRTQTPVREKVKDPSPEELLRQLQEERTCKVCMDKLVSIVFIPCGHLVVCGDCAASLRHCPICRAVIRGSVRAFMS; encoded by the exons ATGTTGGATCATGAAA TGCGCGCTCCACTATGGACCGCAAAAGGGATGACTGGCAGAGGACAAGAGAAAGGAAGACCTACGTGCCACAGAATGACGGATGACAGGAGTACTATGCTGCACATCCTCGAGGAGCCTCAGATGCGACGAGAAGGGGAGAGGATTCGAACTTTTCAGAATTGGCCAGCAGATGCACCTGTCACATCTGGAGACCTGGCCAAGGCGGGCTTCTTCTTTCTAGGCCCCGGGGATAAAGTCCAATGTTTCTGCTGTGGAGGGATTTTAAGATGTTGGGTGCACGGGGACAGCCCAGCCATCGAGCACAAGAGGCATTTCCCCACTTGCGGTTTCATACTGGGCCGAGCTGTGGGAAATATTCCACTCCAAGTTGGATCCTCCGACTCTGTGGACGGCCAGCTGTTGAGTCAACTCCAGAGAATGACTATGGATGACCAGGGCACAGCTGGACAAGCGGTCTACCCAGAGATGGAGGCGGAGGATTCCCGGCTCACCACTTTCCACAACTGGCCTACAGAGGCCTCAGTCCAGCCAGATGTTCTCTCCAGAGCGGGATTTTTCTACACAG GTCACGGTGACAATGTCAAATGCTTCTACTGTGATGGAGGGCTGAGGAACTGGGAGCCAGGAGACGACCCCTGGCAGGAGCACGCCAAGTGGTTTCCACG ATGTGAGTTTTTGATCCAGTCAAGAGGGCAGGAGTATATCAGCAACATTCAGGATGCTCATTTCCATCTGGGTGAGACTATG GGTGGATCACAGACCTCCACAGGCAGAGATATCGGATCCAGAAATG ATATGGTGGGAGGTCTGGGAGCTTCCTCTGTGATGCTTTCTCCCGTGGTGCAGACCGTGCTGCAGATGGGCTTTGAAGCCAGCCTGGTGGAGAGTCTTGTCCAGACCAAGTACCTTTTGACAGGCCAGCACTACACTTCTGTATCCGACCTGGTCACTGATGTACTACAGGCGgagcaggaggacagacagagggggCCACAGAGCAGAG AGCCAGAGATGAGGCAGGGCTCCAGTGCTGGAAATGTGAGGACACAAACACCAGTCAGAGAGAAAG TGAAGGATCCCAGCCCAGAGGAGCTGCTGAGGCAGCTGCAAGAGGAGAGGACCTGTAAGGTGTGCATGGACAAACTGGTGTCCATCGTCTTCATCCCCTGTGGTCATCTGGTGGTGTGTGGCGATTGCGCTGCCAGCCTGCGTCACTGCCCCATTTGCAGAGCCGTCATTAGAGGCAGTGTTCGCGCTTTCATGTCCTAA
- the birc7 gene encoding baculoviral IAP repeat-containing protein 7 isoform X1: protein MLDHETGVLHSPSVRAPLWTAKGMTGRGQEKGRPTCHRMTDDRSTMLHILEEPQMRREGERIRTFQNWPADAPVTSGDLAKAGFFFLGPGDKVQCFCCGGILRCWVHGDSPAIEHKRHFPTCGFILGRAVGNIPLQVGSSDSVDGQLLSQLQRMTMDDQGTAGQAVYPEMEAEDSRLTTFHNWPTEASVQPDVLSRAGFFYTGHGDNVKCFYCDGGLRNWEPGDDPWQEHAKWFPRCEFLIQSRGQEYISNIQDAHFHLGETMGGSQTSTGRDIGSRNDMVGGLGASSVMLSPVVQTVLQMGFEASLVESLVQTKYLLTGQHYTSVSDLVTDVLQAEQEDRQRGPQSREPEMRQGSSAGNVRTQTPVREKVKDPSPEELLRQLQEERTCKVCMDKLVSIVFIPCGHLVVCGDCAASLRHCPICRAVIRGSVRAFMS from the exons ATGTTGGATCATGAAA CTGGTGTGTTGCACTCACCTTCAGTGCGCGCTCCACTATGGACCGCAAAAGGGATGACTGGCAGAGGACAAGAGAAAGGAAGACCTACGTGCCACAGAATGACGGATGACAGGAGTACTATGCTGCACATCCTCGAGGAGCCTCAGATGCGACGAGAAGGGGAGAGGATTCGAACTTTTCAGAATTGGCCAGCAGATGCACCTGTCACATCTGGAGACCTGGCCAAGGCGGGCTTCTTCTTTCTAGGCCCCGGGGATAAAGTCCAATGTTTCTGCTGTGGAGGGATTTTAAGATGTTGGGTGCACGGGGACAGCCCAGCCATCGAGCACAAGAGGCATTTCCCCACTTGCGGTTTCATACTGGGCCGAGCTGTGGGAAATATTCCACTCCAAGTTGGATCCTCCGACTCTGTGGACGGCCAGCTGTTGAGTCAACTCCAGAGAATGACTATGGATGACCAGGGCACAGCTGGACAAGCGGTCTACCCAGAGATGGAGGCGGAGGATTCCCGGCTCACCACTTTCCACAACTGGCCTACAGAGGCCTCAGTCCAGCCAGATGTTCTCTCCAGAGCGGGATTTTTCTACACAG GTCACGGTGACAATGTCAAATGCTTCTACTGTGATGGAGGGCTGAGGAACTGGGAGCCAGGAGACGACCCCTGGCAGGAGCACGCCAAGTGGTTTCCACG ATGTGAGTTTTTGATCCAGTCAAGAGGGCAGGAGTATATCAGCAACATTCAGGATGCTCATTTCCATCTGGGTGAGACTATG GGTGGATCACAGACCTCCACAGGCAGAGATATCGGATCCAGAAATG ATATGGTGGGAGGTCTGGGAGCTTCCTCTGTGATGCTTTCTCCCGTGGTGCAGACCGTGCTGCAGATGGGCTTTGAAGCCAGCCTGGTGGAGAGTCTTGTCCAGACCAAGTACCTTTTGACAGGCCAGCACTACACTTCTGTATCCGACCTGGTCACTGATGTACTACAGGCGgagcaggaggacagacagagggggCCACAGAGCAGAG AGCCAGAGATGAGGCAGGGCTCCAGTGCTGGAAATGTGAGGACACAAACACCAGTCAGAGAGAAAG TGAAGGATCCCAGCCCAGAGGAGCTGCTGAGGCAGCTGCAAGAGGAGAGGACCTGTAAGGTGTGCATGGACAAACTGGTGTCCATCGTCTTCATCCCCTGTGGTCATCTGGTGGTGTGTGGCGATTGCGCTGCCAGCCTGCGTCACTGCCCCATTTGCAGAGCCGTCATTAGAGGCAGTGTTCGCGCTTTCATGTCCTAA